CCGGCTTGGCGTCCTAGGGAGAATTAGCAAGTTTGACTTCAGTGGTTTGAGACAGGTTACTCTGCGACTGGATTAATGGTTAACATTCCGTCTTTAGACCTGGAGCCCATCCCAGTCTCACCTTCCCTGTGGAAAGGCATGCTCCATGCCCAGGAGAGTGAGGGTGGGGGACCTGCATTTGGGGCATGGAACACTTGTCAAGAGGCATGAGGTGCTGATGACAGGCTGGGCTTGGCTCCTGCTGGTGGTGTAGCTTAACGTGCTGGTTCtcggagtggggagggaggagcaggggtACTGGGAAGGAATGCaccagaggagggagggcagcctTGAGACTGGCTGGGAGTTCACTTGGAGCCTGATTTCCTCACGTAGGTGCCGTGGGGACCCCCCCAGAGAGGTGAGCCTCTTGGGCCTGCCCTTGCCGAGGTGGTCCTCAGGATTCTGGCCTCCTTTTGCTGGGGCCATTGGGCTGGGGCTTTCCGGGTCTCAGGCAGCCAGACCTACAGCAACGTGGAGGCTCGTGATCGGCTCTTTATCATGAGTGGCATCTAGATGGAGAGTGGGGAGTATTCCCCCTGAATCTGGGCTGGTGGTCCAGGCCCCCCAGGACACGTGTTTATTGGCTGAATTACTCCTGAGTAGATGGGGATGGCACAGGTACAGGACAGCGGGTGTCTGAGGATGCAACTGACCTCAGCTCAAAATAGTCCTTTCCCCCACCTACAGCGGGCTGCATACCCACACTGGTATTTTGGGTAGTGTTACAGAGCCACAGAGTTATCTGGCCCAGGCGCAagctctgccctgcctgcccctcggAGACCGCTCCCCTATAAAAGGGCTGAGCAGCTCAGCTCCTCTCACCGGGGGTGTGAAGAGCGGGGGACCATGGACTTCATCAGCATTCAGCAGTTGGTAAGGACGTGGGGCAAAGGAGCGGGAGGCCAGGCAATCGACTCAGCAGGATAAAGAGGTCCGGCTAGAGGAGGGCAGGCAGCTTCTTTCTGTGGCCTGACAATCACGTCTTAGGAGCAGAAACTTGCCATTCTTTTCTGGTCTATCTGCCCAGTTCTCATGTGAGGTGGTGAGGAGGTTAGGGAACAAGAGAGGGAAACTCAGTGGAAAGAGGTCGGGTGATGGTAGACACGAAAATCCTTGAGTTTAGTGAGTTTTGCCCTGGACTGTGATGGCAAAAGAGGAACAAGCAGTGTCTGGTGGCCTTGGAAGACATGAGCATAGCTGGGGTGTTGGTTAGCTCAACTGCCATGACAGTCGTTGCTCTGGAAATGGTCCAGAGGGTCTGGCGGCCTtgatgtggggagggggagaagggtgCTCTTGAGTTCCCTGGGCAGTGAGAGAAACAGTGACACCAGTGACACTTTGGGATGTCTGTTTTGGTGAGGTCAGacatggaggggagggaggcccaggaggtCACGTTGCCCAGCAAGCCCCACAGCTGGCCCCAGCCTGGTGAGCCCCTGGCGGGAGGCTGGCCACAGGGCCCAAGAAGAGTGAGGGCGCCAGAGCCTGCCTTAACGGGACTATAGCTCTACGTGGCTGCAAGCCCTAGGCTCTGCCATCCTATCATTCCAACCTTTCCTCTCCCCACAACATGCTTACCCCTCGATGCTCCCCAGCTCCTGagctcctgggggtggggctggggaggaagaagagaacaagTCCCGTAACACATTTATCTTGACAGCTCCGCAAGGTAAGTGTGAGTTTtaccccattttactgatgaaggaACAGCTTTggaagagccaagatttgaacccaggaattCAGAATTTTACCCAGGAGGCGTCTCCTCAGTCCCTCTGAGCTTGGGGTCAGGTGGCAGTATGGCGTGATCTGGGAGGAATGTAAGGACAACAACCCAGGAGGGAAGCTGAGGTGTCGTCTGCCCTGATCTTACCTGGACACAAGCCTGGCGGTATAAATAGATGTGGTGTCATGTCCCTGGGCCTGTGATCCTGCTGACAGGACAGGGTAGGCGGCAGTCAGCTACCCCCCTGGGCCCCGGGAGACACTACGGTTGGTGAGAGCCAACAACAACAGGTACCAGGAGCGGGCCAATGCTCAGTCTGCTGGGAAGCTCTGAGAAGGGGCCGGCCAGCTCTCAGATGCAGATTCAAAATACTAATCTCTGTAGGTCAGCTCTTGTCAGGATCTGCACGGCTATATTTTCTGAGGGCTCCTAATTGTCCTGATTCTTTATCCTTATCCTGTTCCTGTAGGTAAGTGGAGAGAGAGTCGAAAAGAAAGTGTTTGGATGTGGACGTGGAGTTCCTGATCCTGGAGGCTGGCCTAGTGACTGGAGGCTGGGACCCCAAGAAGCTGTGGCCCGGGAGAGGTGGAaactggaagaagagaagaagaagaaagtgagtgGTGCTGGGGGTGATTGTGGCTGGTCTGGCGTAGGCAGGCTCTAGAAGCGAGGGCCTTGGAGAGCCAGGGGCTCAAGGTCTGAGAGACACCTGAGCAGCTGGGGTCTCCTCTGGGCAGGCAAGACAAGGGTTAGAAGCACCAAGAGCTTGCCCGCAAGGCTCCCGTGACAGTGGCTGATGGCTGCCATGGGCTTGTCTTCTGCCCACTTTCTGCCCCAGCTTGAAAGATTTAACAGCTCCAGACTTAATCTGGAGAATCTGGCTGACTTGGAAAACTTGGTTCAAAGACGAAGAGAAAAGCGACTGAAACGCCGAGTCCCCCCCAAGGCACCTGAGCCGGAGGTTAAGGTAAGTGGGAAGTCGGGGGCGTACACCCCCAGGGCCAGAGTTCATGAGGAAGAGCTTCCGGGCACCCGGGAGGGCTCAGGGAAGAGTGGACACCACCGGCCAGCCGCACAGCCAGTGTCTGAGCAGCAGGACAAAACCTATTCTGGAGCCACCGGCACCCGTCCCCGCCCCCGGGGGGTTTGTCTGCCAGGGCTGTGGGAACCAAGTCCCAAAAACGGGGGGCCCTAAACAACAGACATGTGTCATCTTACAGAAACTTATCATCtcagaggctagaagtccgagacCAAAGTGTCGgtggggttggttccttctgagggctgtgagcgGGATGTGTCCACACCTGTCTCCAGCTCCTGGCGGGTggtggcaatctttggtgttccttggcttttGGACGCATCATGCTGACCTCTGCCTCTGAGTTCACAAGgagttctccctgtgtgcatgcctgtgtccCCTTTCAATAAAGACACCAGtgcattggattagggcccacccactccagtatgacctcatcttacctAATAAAagctgcaatgaccctatttccaaatgaggtcacattccgAGGTCccgggttaggacttcaacataggaaccTTGCAGCAGACACAAGTCAACCCATAACACCTCCCACCCAGTGCCTGTTCCATCAGAATTCCTGGAGGCGGGATTTTAAAAAGATCTGTACAAGCTGACAGTATGCTGGTCCTCAGCCAGCTCTCTGGGGACCACTTGGCTGGACTGGTGAAGCTGTGACATCCCCCAGGCCTACAGTTTTGGGGTGTCATTGGGTCTTGTCCTTCAACTTATCCAGGCACAGCCCCAGGCCCGGCTGGAGCCTGTGGACCTGGAGAAGTTCCTGAAGGCGGCTGCTGAGAACCAGGAGGCCCTGATTGACAAGTACCTGACAGACGGAGGGGACCCCAATGCCCATGACAAGGTAGCGAGGGTGGGCGAATCGGATTGCACATCAGCAGCGGCAGGGGTGCTGTGTTCAGCGTGTCCTAGTCCCGGCGCAAGAAAACGCAGGGCGTTCCTGTCTTGCGGGACCCGAACTCCGCAGGGCCTCTTGAGCCGGGAGCAAGAGGCCCTTCCCATGACGGGGAGCAGGCGGCTCTGCTCAGGGAACCCAGCATGGGACCGTGGTCGGGGGACCGCTAGGGAGTGGCCGTGCTCCCTGTGCCTGACCTCCCGTCTCCACCCCTAGCTCCACCGCACGGCCTTGCACTGGGCCTGTCTGAAGGGCCACAGCCAGCTTGTGAACAAGCTGTTGGAGGCGGGCGCCACTGTGGATGCTCGGGACCTGGTGAGACCCGGGGATGGCCCATCCTCACGGCAGACCCCTGCCCCGCAGCCCAGCACGTCAGTGCTGCTTTGGTGCTTCTGTTTTGCAGCTGGAGAGGACACCCGTGTTCTGGGCCTGCCGTGGAGGGCACCTGGACATCCTCAAACTGCTGCTTAACAAGGGAGCACAGGTCAACGCCCAGGACAAGGTGAGGAGCACCCTGCTGTGGGGCGGCCTGTCAGGAGGAGCAGGGGAGCAGCGCACAGGAGCTGATGCTGTTCCTGGAGGACAGAAAGCAGAGCCCTCCGGGGTTTGGACGCGGCCTCACCGTGCTCGGGAGCAATGCCAATTCTCACTCCCTCCCTTAGATCCGGAGCACCCCCCTGCACGTGGCCGTGCGCACAGGGCACTCTGACTGCCTGGAGCACCTCATCGCGTGCGGAGCCCACATCAACGCACAGGACAAGGTAGAAAATTGGTTCTTCCAGACTAGGGTGGTTCCACCAGGGGACAGTGACTGGGGGAGCCTAAGCTCAGTGACAGCACTGCTGACCTGACCctcctggggatggggaggctgggaggatgaCATCCCCTTTCCCGACAGGAAGGGGACACAGGTCTACACGAGGCCGTGCGGCATGGCCACCACAAAGCCATGAAGGTGCTGCTGCTCTACGGAGCCAAGCTGGGCGTGCAGAACGAGGTGAGGatggcagggctggggcccagTCCCCGGGCCTGGCAGGGGCAGTGGAGTTcctaagaggaaagaaaggactgACCCCACATCCTTGTTCCCAGGCGTCCATGACCCCAGTGCAGCTGGCGCGAGACTGGCAGCGGAGCATCCGGGAAGCACTCGAGGCCCATGTTGGGCACCCCCGGAGCCGGTGCTGACGATGGCAACAGACCTGCGGGTCACTCCAGCCACCattccatccccttcccctcccatccTCACGCCACCCAAACACCTGTACCCCTGTGTGGTTCTTACCGCTTGGTCCCAATCCCTCTCTCAGGGCGGCTTCCTCAGTCCTCCAGGGCAGCCCTGTCAGGACCGAGGAGCAGCACCGACTCCAGCAGGCAGAACAAGGAGGCCTCCCTGGCTTCAGGTCTCAGGGATGGCCCGTTCCCTGCCTGGGTACACGCTGGGAGGGGCTGGCACAGAGGACCATGGGTACGGAAACAAACAAAGTGGGTCCACACGGGAGACCATGAAAGAGAGTGGGAGCCCAGGACAGAACACAAAATGAAGAGTCCTCAGCCTCGAGTACCCAGGGCTGGGTGCTCGGCCCCTCGGTGTCCACTGACCCTCAGTCTAGACTGATTATGTCCCTGCCCTCCACAAGGGCCAGCCTCCCATCAGGTGGTGATTCAGCACATGGCCAGCAGCCACCATCCAGGTCACAAAGATGTCAGGCACTTCTGCAGCTGCCCAAGGCCCTTGGCTAGGGGTTGTTCCAGGGGACTCCATTCCTATCAGCAGCAACCCTGATAGTGTCTGGAGCGGCTCTAGGCAACTTTGGTCTTGGGGCCTCTGGAGTTGGGCCCGACAGGCTGGAGGGGGTTATTCAGCAGGTTTGAGGCCCCACTGCAGCAGAAGTCCAGGACCAACCTGGTTGCCCCAGAGGCCCCAAGACTGATGAGCTGGAGCTAGTATTTACATTAGACAAACCTCATGCCCACCGTCCAAAGGCTTCGGTCAGGCCTGCCTGCCACATGCCAGTTGCCAGCTGGTGGCTCTCCGTGTAGGGTGAAGTGCCAGGGTGCGGGGGATTGCTTGTGGCCCACCCAGCTTTTGGGGCGGTGGCCCGTAACTCTCCTGTGCCTCAGGCGCTGACGCTGCCCTGGTACTGGAGCTCTTGCCTGGACTCTGCGGCTGCACCGGCCGTTTTATCCTACCTGAGGGAGGACACCGAGGAGCTCGGAACTCAGCCCACGAGGGGAAGCAGAGCGAGGAGCACACCTCCTCCTTTTCCGTCTCCTCATCGGGAGTAGGCTTAGGACCCGACTTTACTCAAGCTCTCCTAGaggctccttcctctctgtccttgCTGTTTCAAGTTGCACTGGTGCAGACCTGTGCTACCGGTGGGGCTGGGTCCTTAAATGCCAGAAG
This genomic interval from Equus quagga isolate Etosha38 chromosome 5, UCLA_HA_Equagga_1.0, whole genome shotgun sequence contains the following:
- the ANKRD23 gene encoding ankyrin repeat domain-containing protein 23 isoform X1, whose protein sequence is MDFISIQQLVSGERVEKKVFGCGRGVPDPGGWPSDWRLGPQEAVARERWKLEEEKKKKLERFNSSRLNLENLADLENLVQRRREKRLKRRVPPKAPEPEVKAQPQARLEPVDLEKFLKAAAENQEALIDKYLTDGGDPNAHDKLHRTALHWACLKGHSQLVNKLLEAGATVDARDLLERTPVFWACRGGHLDILKLLLNKGAQVNAQDKIRSTPLHVAVRTGHSDCLEHLIACGAHINAQDKEGDTGLHEAVRHGHHKAMKVLLLYGAKLGVQNEASMTPVQLARDWQRSIREALEAHVGHPRSRC
- the ANKRD23 gene encoding ankyrin repeat domain-containing protein 23 isoform X2 — translated: MDFISIQQLVSGERVEKKVFGCGRGVPDPGGWPSDWRLGPQEAVARERWKLEEEKKKKLERFNSSRLNLENLADLENLVQRRREKRLKRRVPPKAPEPEVKAQPQARLEPVDLEKFLKAAAENQEALIDKYLTDGGDPNAHDKLERTPVFWACRGGHLDILKLLLNKGAQVNAQDKIRSTPLHVAVRTGHSDCLEHLIACGAHINAQDKEGDTGLHEAVRHGHHKAMKVLLLYGAKLGVQNEASMTPVQLARDWQRSIREALEAHVGHPRSRC